The following are from one region of the Candidatus Hydrothermales bacterium genome:
- a CDS encoding ZIP family metal transporter — MVLISVIISTTLVSLISLIGVIFLILKREIFAKIIFFLISLATGALLGGSLIHLLPHSLEKIEPLVASWLFILGFVFFFMLERIFRWRHCHELGCEVHPVTYLSLIGDSLHNLIDGVIIATSFLVDIKFGIVTTLVVLAHEVPQELGDYAILIFGGVSKEKALFLNFLTSITAVIGGIFGFFFFKESNLIYYLLPFVAGNFLYISASDLVPELHSERDFKKSINSFFLFIAGIFIVFALKLIFE, encoded by the coding sequence ATGGTGCTTATAAGTGTAATAATTTCTACGACTCTTGTAAGTTTGATATCGCTTATAGGAGTAATTTTTTTAATTTTAAAAAGAGAAATCTTTGCCAAAATAATATTTTTTCTTATATCGCTTGCAACAGGAGCTTTGCTTGGTGGTTCCTTAATTCATCTTTTACCACATTCGCTTGAGAAAATTGAGCCTTTGGTAGCTTCTTGGCTTTTTATTCTTGGATTTGTTTTCTTTTTTATGTTAGAGAGAATATTTAGATGGAGACACTGTCATGAATTAGGATGTGAAGTACACCCTGTAACTTATTTAAGTCTTATTGGTGATTCTCTTCATAACTTAATAGATGGGGTAATTATTGCAACTTCGTTTCTAGTGGATATAAAGTTTGGTATAGTTACGACCTTAGTAGTTTTAGCTCATGAAGTGCCACAGGAACTTGGAGACTATGCGATTTTGATTTTTGGAGGGGTGTCTAAGGAGAAAGCACTTTTTTTAAATTTTTTGACAAGTATTACAGCAGTTATTGGTGGGATTTTTGGATTTTTTTTCTTTAAAGAATCAAATTTAATTTATTACCTATTACCTTTTGTGGCTGGTAATTTTTTATATATATCAGCATCAGACCTTGTTCCAGAACTTCACAGTGAAAGAGACTTTAAAAAATCAATAAATTCGTTTTTTCTTTTTATTGCTGGTATTTTCATAGTATTTGCCCTAAAGTTAATCTTTGAATAA
- a CDS encoding DegT/DnrJ/EryC1/StrS family aminotransferase yields MKKPAILGGSPAFNTLLPISRPFCPKVKDLKEKLSDIFSTGQITNSKYVREFEEMICDYINVPYAICVSSCTLGLVLTLKALSLEGSKFIVPSFTFPVTVTSLLWNNIEPKFADIDPETLNISTQSIEKNIDEDTRGILGVHVYGTPCEVEYLEELAKRYNLFLLFDAAHAFGAKYRGKLIGCFGDAEIFSLSPTKTVMAGEGGVVTTNNRELAEKIKILRNYGDPGTNDFEYIGLNSRMSELHAILGIFSLKRVEEEVEIRNELANIYMENLKELPGISFQKVKEHVRSTFKDFSIILDEEKFGLKRDIVKLALEKENIQVKRYFYPPCHKQKFFGERFKDLNLKVTEKISNSVISLPIYSSLKKKDVIKICECIKRIYDFKEEIKNYISLKE; encoded by the coding sequence ATGAAAAAACCTGCTATTTTAGGAGGCTCTCCTGCGTTTAATACTCTTTTGCCTATAAGTAGACCCTTTTGTCCAAAAGTAAAAGATTTAAAAGAAAAACTCTCAGATATATTTTCAACTGGTCAAATTACAAACAGTAAATACGTTAGAGAGTTTGAAGAAATGATATGTGATTACATTAATGTTCCATATGCCATATGTGTTTCAAGTTGCACATTGGGACTTGTTCTAACTTTAAAAGCCCTATCACTTGAAGGCTCTAAGTTTATTGTTCCATCCTTTACCTTTCCTGTCACAGTTACATCGCTTTTATGGAATAACATTGAACCAAAATTTGCAGATATTGACCCTGAGACACTTAACATTTCTACTCAAAGTATTGAAAAAAATATTGATGAAGACACAAGGGGTATCCTTGGAGTTCACGTGTATGGTACACCTTGTGAGGTTGAGTATCTTGAAGAGCTAGCTAAAAGGTATAATCTTTTTCTTTTATTTGATGCTGCTCATGCTTTTGGAGCTAAGTATAGGGGAAAATTAATAGGTTGTTTTGGAGATGCTGAAATTTTCAGTTTAAGTCCCACTAAAACAGTTATGGCAGGTGAGGGTGGTGTAGTGACCACAAATAATAGGGAACTTGCTGAAAAAATAAAGATTTTGAGAAATTATGGCGATCCTGGTACAAACGATTTTGAATATATAGGACTTAACTCAAGAATGAGTGAACTTCACGCCATTCTTGGAATTTTTTCTCTAAAGAGAGTTGAGGAAGAAGTAGAGATAAGGAACGAGTTGGCAAACATTTATATGGAAAACCTCAAGGAATTACCTGGTATAAGTTTCCAAAAGGTCAAAGAGCATGTAAGGTCAACTTTTAAGGATTTTTCAATTATTTTAGACGAAGAAAAATTTGGTCTTAAAAGGGATATTGTAAAGTTGGCTCTTGAAAAAGAAAATATACAGGTAAAAAGGTATTTTTATCCTCCCTGTCATAAACAAAAATTTTTTGGTGAAAGATTCAAAGATTTAAACTTAAAAGTAACCGAAAAAATTTCAAATAGCGTTATAAGTTTGCCTATCTACTCTTCTTTAAAGAAAAAAGATGTTATTAAAATTTGCGAATGTATAAAGAGAATTTATGATTTTAAAGAAGAGATAAAAAATTACATTTCACTTAAGGAGTAG
- a CDS encoding NAD-dependent epimerase/dehydratase family protein: protein MDKLPLIHKSKTLKETMHMINETGLGLAFVVDSKERLKGVVSDGDIRRALLKGVSLTDKIEKIMNKKPIKFYEDWNRDKILVLIQKLREENKIPKSKSLIVPVLSRNKKIKRIVTIEPKGNFFFDSIPKKLKKTKKVLVIGGAGYIGSVLVRMLLKRGYKVKVFDNLLYGDQGIIDINSKKFKFFRGDLINTRDIVEAIQDVDLVVHLAAIVGDPSSKLRPRETLEINYFSTKNLGEIAKYFGIGKLIFASTCSVYGYKEEKCTEETEPSPLSLYAETKLFSEKALLDLKGDGFSPVILRFATAFGYSPRMRFDLVVNLLIAKALKEKKITVYGDGKQIRPFMHVKDIARAIIKVIEAPDFKVGGEIFNVGSDNLNLSILEVAEKIREMVPESKIVLLKEKEDNRNYFVSFEKIRKTLKFKAKYGIEQAVKEISEAFEKGKIKNFYNKIYSNYYSLSEM, encoded by the coding sequence ATGGATAAGTTACCTCTAATTCACAAAAGTAAAACTTTAAAAGAGACTATGCACATGATAAATGAAACTGGTTTAGGTTTAGCTTTTGTTGTAGACAGCAAGGAAAGACTAAAAGGAGTAGTAAGTGACGGAGACATAAGAAGAGCCTTACTCAAAGGAGTAAGTCTAACTGATAAAATCGAAAAAATAATGAATAAAAAACCTATTAAATTCTATGAAGATTGGAATAGAGACAAGATTTTGGTATTAATACAAAAACTAAGAGAGGAAAATAAAATTCCAAAATCAAAAAGCTTAATTGTACCTGTTTTATCAAGAAATAAAAAAATTAAAAGAATTGTAACTATAGAGCCAAAGGGTAATTTCTTCTTTGACTCTATTCCGAAAAAATTGAAAAAAACGAAAAAAGTGCTTGTTATCGGTGGGGCAGGATACATAGGCTCCGTTCTTGTGCGAATGCTCCTTAAAAGAGGTTACAAGGTAAAAGTTTTTGATAACTTACTCTATGGTGATCAGGGAATTATAGATATAAATAGTAAAAAATTTAAATTTTTCAGGGGTGACTTGATAAATACAAGAGATATAGTAGAGGCCATTCAAGATGTAGATCTTGTGGTTCACCTAGCTGCAATAGTAGGGGATCCGTCAAGTAAGCTTAGACCTAGAGAAACTCTTGAAATTAATTATTTTTCAACAAAAAATTTAGGTGAAATAGCAAAATATTTTGGAATAGGCAAGCTCATATTTGCATCTACCTGTAGCGTTTATGGATATAAAGAGGAAAAATGCACAGAAGAAACAGAACCTTCTCCACTTTCACTTTATGCAGAAACAAAGCTATTTTCAGAGAAAGCACTACTTGATCTAAAGGGAGATGGTTTTTCTCCTGTAATACTTAGATTTGCCACAGCTTTTGGATATTCACCAAGAATGCGCTTTGATCTTGTGGTAAATCTTTTAATTGCAAAGGCTTTAAAAGAAAAGAAAATTACGGTGTATGGAGATGGTAAACAGATTAGACCTTTTATGCATGTTAAAGATATTGCAAGGGCAATAATTAAGGTAATAGAGGCTCCTGACTTTAAAGTAGGTGGAGAAATCTTTAACGTAGGCTCTGATAACCTAAATTTAAGTATTTTAGAGGTTGCTGAAAAAATAAGGGAAATGGTTCCTGAATCTAAGATTGTTCTTTTAAAAGAAAAAGAGGACAACAGGAATTATTTTGTTTCCTTTGAAAAAATTAGAAAAACTTTAAAATTTAAGGCAAAGTACGGAATTGAACAAGCAGTAAAGGAAATAAGTGAGGCTTTCGAAAAAGGTAAAATTAAAAATTTCTACAATAAGATCTATAGCAACTACTACTCCTTAAGTGAAATGTAA
- a CDS encoding TIGR00296 family protein, protein MKISKEDGKKLIELAREAIVKYLKGENVTASEDIKSKFSEKMGVFTTLYTYPKKTLRGCIGNPYPNTPIWENVIITSIESAFYDPRFSPIKTEEELSNLTMEITILSEPKLLKVNPTKYKKYIKIGKTGLLVKRGTKRGLLLPQVAVEYGFDEETFLSETCVKAGLSYNEWKNKETEVYTFESIKIKELKPDGEVIVEL, encoded by the coding sequence TTGAAGATAAGTAAAGAAGACGGAAAAAAACTTATAGAGCTTGCACGTGAAGCTATTGTCAAATACCTTAAAGGAGAAAACGTTACAGCAAGTGAGGACATAAAGTCAAAATTCTCAGAAAAAATGGGAGTCTTTACAACACTTTATACTTATCCAAAAAAAACCCTAAGAGGATGCATAGGAAATCCTTATCCAAATACTCCCATATGGGAAAACGTAATAATAACCTCCATTGAATCAGCCTTTTATGACCCAAGATTTTCTCCAATAAAAACCGAAGAGGAACTTTCAAATTTAACTATGGAGATAACTATACTAAGTGAACCAAAACTTTTAAAGGTAAATCCTACAAAATACAAAAAATATATCAAAATAGGAAAAACAGGTCTTCTTGTTAAAAGGGGAACAAAAAGGGGACTTTTACTTCCTCAAGTTGCAGTAGAATATGGTTTTGATGAAGAAACGTTTTTATCTGAGACTTGTGTTAAAGCTGGTCTTTCTTATAACGAATGGAAAAATAAGGAAACAGAAGTTTATACCTTTGAGAGTATAAAAATAAAAGAATTAAAACCAGATGGAGAAGTTATAGTCGAGTTATAA
- a CDS encoding glucose-1-phosphate thymidylyltransferase — translation MKALILSGGRGTRLRPLTHTSAKQLIPVGGKPILFYGIEAVRNAGIENIGIVIGETGEEIKNSVGDGSKFNVKVTYIFQPKPLGLAHAVKISKDFIGDEPFIVFLGDNLIKDDLKKFREYFEKKKLNSLILLSRVSNPQDFGVAELKNGKVVRLVEKPKNPPSEFALVGVYFFDKNIFNACEEIKPSWRNELEITDAIQWLIDKNLNVDALLIKGWWKDTGKPEDLIEANRFVLEDLEPEIEGKIINSKIIGKVKVEKGAQIIESLIRGPVIIKAGTKIIKSYIGPFTSIQEDCYIENTEIEDSIIMEKSEIKNIKGRIEMSIIGKEVKIFQDHLRPRIHRFILGDHSDVRLIE, via the coding sequence ATGAAAGCACTAATTTTAAGTGGAGGGAGAGGAACAAGGTTAAGACCATTAACTCATACCTCGGCAAAACAACTTATCCCTGTGGGAGGAAAACCTATACTTTTTTATGGAATTGAAGCAGTTAGAAATGCTGGTATAGAAAATATTGGTATAGTTATAGGTGAAACAGGTGAAGAGATAAAAAATTCTGTAGGAGATGGCTCAAAGTTTAATGTTAAAGTAACTTACATTTTTCAACCAAAACCTCTTGGTTTAGCTCATGCAGTGAAAATTTCAAAAGACTTTATAGGAGATGAACCCTTCATAGTATTCCTCGGTGATAACCTAATAAAAGATGACTTAAAAAAATTCCGTGAATACTTTGAGAAGAAAAAACTAAATTCACTTATTTTACTTTCAAGAGTTTCAAATCCACAGGACTTTGGGGTTGCCGAGCTTAAAAATGGAAAAGTCGTTAGACTTGTTGAAAAACCTAAAAATCCCCCTTCTGAGTTTGCTTTAGTAGGAGTATACTTTTTTGACAAAAATATATTTAATGCCTGTGAGGAAATAAAACCCTCCTGGAGAAATGAACTTGAGATTACCGATGCTATTCAATGGCTAATTGATAAAAATTTAAACGTTGATGCCCTTCTTATAAAAGGATGGTGGAAAGATACTGGTAAACCTGAAGATCTCATAGAGGCAAATAGATTTGTTCTTGAAGACTTAGAACCTGAAATTGAAGGAAAAATAATTAATTCCAAAATAATAGGTAAAGTTAAAGTGGAAAAAGGGGCTCAGATTATAGAAAGCTTAATAAGGGGTCCTGTGATTATAAAGGCTGGTACAAAAATTATTAAAAGTTATATCGGACCCTTTACATCAATTCAGGAAGATTGTTATATTGAAAATACAGAAATTGAAGACTCAATTATAATGGAAAAAAGTGAAATAAAGAATATAAAGGGAAGAATAGAAATGAGTATAATTGGAAAGGAAGTGAAGATTTTTCAAGATCATTTAAGACCAAGAATTCATAGATTTATATTAGGTGATCATTCAGACGTAAGACTAATTGAATGA
- a CDS encoding flavin reductase family protein gives MSVKHLYHCYPVIPCILVVKHGDKVNGMSIAWHSPLSFSPPLYGVLISPKRYTYELLVKAKDFTINFVDYKSAKLLAIMGRISGRTRDKIKDFNIELSNSKKVNSPYLKDAYAVYECIKERQVITGDHILFIGEIVEVHEREKTFDEEGLPNLNELKPALYLGKDRYFTLKEIEEPKLILPE, from the coding sequence ATGTCAGTAAAGCACTTATATCATTGTTATCCGGTAATACCCTGTATATTAGTAGTAAAGCACGGTGATAAGGTTAATGGTATGTCAATTGCTTGGCATTCACCTCTTTCTTTTTCTCCTCCGCTTTATGGTGTTTTAATATCTCCAAAAAGGTATACCTATGAACTCCTTGTAAAGGCAAAGGATTTTACAATTAACTTTGTTGATTATAAAAGTGCTAAGCTTCTTGCAATAATGGGAAGAATAAGTGGTAGAACTAGGGATAAAATAAAAGACTTTAACATAGAGTTAAGTAACTCAAAAAAAGTTAATTCTCCCTACTTAAAGGACGCGTATGCTGTTTACGAGTGTATAAAAGAAAGACAAGTAATTACTGGAGATCACATACTTTTTATAGGTGAAATCGTAGAGGTTCATGAAAGGGAAAAAACTTTTGATGAAGAGGGTTTACCGAATCTCAATGAACTAAAACCTGCCCTCTATCTTGGTAAGGACAGATACTTTACTTTAAAAGAGATAGAGGAACCCAAACTGATTCTACCAGAGTAA